In a genomic window of Actinomadura rubteroloni:
- the mvaD gene encoding diphosphomevalonate decarboxylase, translating into MMNDPSAAGPGATAVAHPNIALVKYWGKRDETLALPVTGSLSVTLDVLPTTTRVTLIPGATRDVVVLNGEPVGAGRVGGFLDLVRALAGRGERALVESDNQVPTGAGLASSAAGFAALAAAATAAYGLDLGGRELSRLARRGSGSACRSVFGGFVQWHAGSGGGHAGDLSSYAESVPVGALDPALVVAVTDTGAKAVPSRDAMRRTVATSPLYEAWARTCEKDLARMRDALVHGDITAVGAITEGNALCMHAVMLAARPAVRYLSGASLAILDAVAALRADGVPAYATVDAGPNVVVLCSRGDAARVAAVLRAAWPVRSIHVAGPGPGVTVEGGAGR; encoded by the coding sequence ATGATGAACGACCCGTCGGCGGCCGGGCCGGGAGCCACGGCCGTCGCCCATCCGAACATCGCGCTGGTGAAGTACTGGGGCAAGCGCGACGAGACGCTGGCGCTGCCGGTCACCGGCAGCCTGTCGGTGACACTGGACGTCCTCCCGACGACCACGCGCGTCACGCTCATTCCCGGTGCGACGCGGGACGTCGTCGTCCTGAACGGCGAGCCGGTCGGCGCCGGCCGGGTCGGGGGATTCCTCGACCTCGTCCGGGCGCTGGCCGGGCGGGGCGAACGCGCGCTGGTCGAGTCGGACAACCAGGTGCCGACCGGCGCGGGGCTGGCGTCGTCGGCGGCCGGGTTCGCCGCGCTGGCCGCCGCCGCGACCGCCGCCTACGGGCTCGACCTCGGCGGCCGGGAGCTGTCGCGGTTGGCCCGGCGGGGGTCGGGGTCGGCCTGCCGGTCGGTGTTCGGCGGATTCGTCCAGTGGCACGCGGGCTCGGGCGGCGGGCACGCGGGCGACCTCAGTTCGTACGCCGAGTCGGTGCCGGTGGGAGCGCTCGACCCGGCGCTGGTCGTCGCCGTCACCGACACCGGCGCCAAGGCCGTGCCGAGCCGGGACGCGATGCGCCGGACGGTCGCCACCTCGCCGCTGTACGAAGCCTGGGCCAGGACTTGCGAGAAGGACCTGGCGCGGATGCGCGACGCGCTGGTCCACGGGGACATCACGGCGGTCGGAGCGATCACCGAGGGCAACGCGCTGTGCATGCACGCCGTGATGCTCGCCGCGCGGCCCGCCGTGCGCTACCTGTCGGGGGCCTCGCTGGCGATCCTCGATGCGGTGGCGGCGCTGCGCGCGGACGGCGTGCCCGCCTACGCCACGGTCGACGCGGGTCCCAACGTCGTGGTGCTGTGCTCGCGCGGTGACGCGGCGCGGGTCGCGGCGGTGCTGCGCGCGGCCTGGCCCGTCCGGTCGATCCATGTCGCCGGGCCCGGACCCGGCGTGACGGTGGAGGGCGGTGCCGGCCGGTGA
- a CDS encoding polyprenyl synthetase family protein has product MQHIVDRIRQHELRFLSCARNYLEAACADRTIPYEGAYVPHSLQLIADLTLRGGKRVRMALAYEAARLAGAEYDSTEANTAALGIELLDTAQLIQDDIVDNSDGRRGGWSVPYALRHLAPHPSAQGLSAVVNDLGLVLALQAVSAAGLPDAQSNAMTGVLVDATKAVCIGQIMDIEGRQEGHWSEIGIEHMHEDKSARACLLPAVRLGLLAADRADLAFSSSVHRYGIALGVAYQVGNDYADMFSDSEVNRRRAGNDIRAGVPSVAIRELLRQATGDEKRELDLIIGNPNASDDQVDTVRSMMDAHQIRPIVAGEAQRYARAAAQEANTWSSWGQADALTFLRDMPRWALGCFSVPLGPLETDPLFLS; this is encoded by the coding sequence ATGCAACACATCGTCGACCGCATACGTCAGCACGAGCTGCGTTTTCTGTCGTGCGCCCGGAACTATCTCGAAGCCGCATGCGCCGACCGGACGATCCCTTACGAAGGGGCGTACGTCCCGCATTCCCTGCAGCTCATCGCCGATCTCACGCTGCGCGGAGGAAAGCGAGTCCGCATGGCACTGGCTTATGAGGCCGCACGCCTGGCCGGTGCCGAATACGATTCCACCGAGGCGAACACCGCAGCCTTGGGAATAGAGTTGCTGGATACGGCCCAGCTTATCCAGGACGATATCGTCGATAATTCCGATGGGCGGCGCGGCGGATGGTCGGTGCCGTATGCGCTACGTCATCTGGCGCCGCATCCGAGTGCGCAGGGGCTGTCCGCTGTCGTCAACGATCTCGGCCTCGTCCTCGCGTTGCAGGCGGTCTCGGCCGCCGGGCTTCCCGATGCCCAGTCCAACGCCATGACCGGTGTTCTCGTCGATGCGACGAAAGCAGTCTGCATCGGGCAGATCATGGATATCGAAGGCCGCCAAGAAGGTCACTGGAGTGAAATCGGCATCGAACACATGCATGAGGACAAGTCCGCACGAGCCTGTTTGCTCCCGGCTGTGCGGCTCGGATTGCTGGCGGCCGATCGTGCCGATCTCGCTTTCAGTTCCTCCGTCCATCGATATGGAATCGCCCTGGGGGTGGCCTACCAGGTCGGCAATGATTACGCCGACATGTTCAGCGATTCGGAGGTGAACCGGCGGAGGGCGGGAAACGATATCCGCGCGGGCGTCCCCTCGGTGGCGATTCGTGAACTGCTGCGCCAGGCCACTGGAGACGAGAAGAGGGAACTCGATCTGATCATCGGCAACCCCAACGCCTCGGATGATCAGGTCGACACTGTCCGTTCCATGATGGACGCGCACCAGATCAGGCCGATCGTGGCCGGTGAGGCTCAGCGTTACGCACGTGCGGCCGCGCAGGAGGCGAACACGTGGAGTTCCTGGGGCCAGGCCGACGCGTTGACGTTCCTCCGGGATATGCCTCGGTGGGCGCTGGGATGTTTCTCGGTTCCCCTCGGGCCGCTGGAGACGGACCCTCTGTTCCTCTCCTGA
- a CDS encoding HAD family hydrolase gives MAAVRPSIGSEAIVVPAPVEVVDDRESPERVAVLDMDGTLVPRTLGLDLLAELVARGHCDVAVARRVFELARRGGGTDDRLNAAMYGHYHHAVVTTAPERLAAAAERTWSRASASVFPFVADLWALLRRHGHRILIISGSPQEVVAVAARALNADGWRGADLGRHDDRALLTALPGGKTKAFSALTAARAVDLSASFALGNSRFDAEIFALVGRPLAFEPDAKLFELADRNNWSTATRDTVLARSQELLGGRGEVRSERR, from the coding sequence ATGGCTGCCGTGAGACCGTCCATCGGGTCGGAGGCGATCGTTGTCCCGGCGCCGGTTGAAGTGGTCGACGACCGTGAGTCGCCCGAGCGGGTGGCCGTCCTCGACATGGACGGCACGCTCGTCCCGCGCACGCTGGGTCTCGACCTCCTCGCCGAACTCGTCGCGCGCGGACACTGCGACGTCGCCGTGGCCCGGCGGGTGTTCGAGCTGGCCCGGCGAGGCGGAGGCACCGATGACCGGCTCAACGCCGCCATGTACGGGCACTACCACCACGCGGTCGTCACGACCGCGCCGGAGCGCCTTGCGGCGGCGGCGGAACGGACCTGGTCGCGGGCGTCGGCGAGCGTGTTCCCCTTCGTCGCCGACCTCTGGGCGCTGCTGCGCCGGCACGGCCACCGCATCCTGATCATCTCCGGAAGCCCGCAGGAGGTCGTCGCCGTCGCCGCCCGCGCTCTGAACGCCGACGGCTGGCGCGGCGCGGACCTCGGACGGCACGACGACCGGGCACTGCTCACGGCCCTCCCCGGCGGGAAGACCAAGGCGTTCTCCGCGCTCACCGCCGCGCGGGCCGTTGATCTCTCCGCGTCGTTCGCCCTCGGGAACTCGCGCTTCGACGCCGAGATCTTCGCTTTGGTCGGCCGCCCGCTGGCTTTCGAACCGGACGCGAAGCTCTTCGAGCTGGCCGATCGGAACAACTGGTCGACGGCCACCCGCGACACCGTTCTCGCCCGGTCCCAGGAACTCCTCGGCGGTCGCGGCGAAGTGCGGAGCGAGCGGCGGTGA
- a CDS encoding phthiocerol/phthiodiolone dimycocerosyl transferase family protein, which produces MESFLAMLGMPVFGSWTVRGPVDTGRLQRAFEAVHELYPVLAARLVNGSGKISLELPKTTAVPAVQFASHPQHLLPFALEDPLARLVVSPHGDGSHIITLAVNHVITDALSFITVLDVLRNVYTEGTVTRRPEEQGEGRLPEPFTHWLDDPTAAPEWRPPTFPGKGESLPARARKEGPASSPGHARVESLAVSAGEMSGLDRAAAEGGTDVNAVLWAVALLAVRAQIKPADVPVRLTATMNVDLRRRCRPPLPQDRLCLAASYIPLGMEITPDADPLELARTVRRAVLSGFARRTPEAIALAATPELPEFTEALPSVMIAFLGSIAFPTPLNPEREDHDLLLFSRPPGPFPLIIMYLIDGHLHITISARAEDHTAEQLKALSENIGVRVHRLAENYLKG; this is translated from the coding sequence TTGGAAAGCTTCCTGGCGATGCTGGGCATGCCGGTGTTCGGCTCGTGGACGGTTCGTGGCCCGGTCGACACCGGTCGGTTGCAGCGCGCCTTCGAGGCCGTCCATGAGCTGTATCCCGTGCTCGCCGCTCGTCTGGTGAACGGCTCCGGCAAGATTTCCCTGGAACTGCCGAAGACGACGGCCGTGCCCGCCGTGCAGTTCGCTTCCCATCCGCAGCATCTCCTCCCCTTCGCCCTGGAGGATCCGCTCGCGCGGCTGGTCGTGTCGCCCCACGGCGACGGCAGCCATATCATCACGCTGGCCGTCAACCACGTGATCACCGACGCCCTCAGCTTCATCACGGTTCTCGACGTTCTCCGGAACGTCTACACCGAAGGCACCGTGACACGCCGGCCAGAAGAGCAGGGCGAAGGTCGGCTCCCGGAGCCGTTCACCCATTGGCTGGACGACCCGACCGCCGCGCCGGAATGGCGTCCACCCACGTTTCCCGGCAAAGGAGAGTCGCTTCCGGCGCGTGCCCGGAAAGAAGGTCCCGCCAGTTCCCCCGGTCACGCGCGCGTGGAATCCCTCGCCGTCTCCGCCGGGGAGATGTCCGGCCTCGATCGCGCCGCCGCCGAGGGCGGGACCGACGTCAACGCCGTGCTGTGGGCGGTCGCCCTGCTCGCGGTACGCGCCCAGATCAAACCCGCGGACGTGCCGGTGCGGCTGACCGCGACGATGAACGTCGACCTGCGGCGGCGATGCCGTCCCCCTCTGCCGCAGGATCGTCTCTGCCTCGCCGCCAGTTACATTCCGCTCGGCATGGAGATCACTCCGGACGCCGACCCCCTGGAACTGGCGCGCACGGTACGCCGGGCGGTGCTGTCCGGGTTCGCCCGGCGGACCCCGGAGGCCATCGCCCTCGCCGCCACTCCGGAGCTGCCCGAGTTCACCGAGGCGCTTCCGAGCGTGATGATCGCTTTTCTCGGATCCATCGCGTTCCCCACACCGCTGAACCCCGAGCGGGAGGACCACGACCTTCTCCTGTTCTCCCGCCCGCCCGGACCATTCCCGTTGATCATCATGTACCTGATCGACGGACATCTGCATATCACCATTTCGGCGCGAGCGGAGGATCACACGGCCGAGCAGCTCAAGGCTTTGTCCGAGAATATTGGAGTGCGTGTTCACCGGCTGGCCGAGAACTATTTGAAAGGGTGA
- a CDS encoding tetratricopeptide repeat protein, giving the protein MARRKNNERLSALLEEAQWSAADLARTVNALGRAQGIPLRYDRTSVAHWLTGSRPRPPVPDLAAAAFSRRTGRVVLPFETGLTSEPPVLRIAVGERPGTSPRPLAELVELCRADADPARRQHLLRGAHRVLPPPAPLWQPPSGQSAEERRGDADSLAVAGVSTLQKAVVTVSECFEHHGGAYARSALAQYVADDASSILHRAAGHPLERRMLTLVAELTGLLGRMTADAGHAHLAQRYSERALKLAHEAGDRHTYSVLLRSMSVQDLRLGQPRNALRLAEAAITVAAGRADIVKPDTLTFLLSQRAVIFARLGEPGSALADLDSAWTSHTDRVRGKRDPFEVYPRAALEYQQAEVQRVLGNPSEAARHLAASLRDRPPGHVRARALTLAKLAEVHLSAGHLDAACERWDQFLDLCPHLRSVEAAQALARMGQSLRPHRRYPQARLLLERAVAIRSSLR; this is encoded by the coding sequence ATGGCACGCCGAAAGAACAATGAGCGACTCTCCGCGCTGCTGGAGGAGGCACAGTGGAGCGCCGCGGACCTGGCGCGGACGGTGAACGCGCTCGGACGGGCGCAGGGCATCCCGCTCCGCTACGACCGGACATCGGTCGCGCACTGGCTGACCGGCTCGCGTCCCCGGCCCCCCGTTCCGGACCTCGCCGCCGCGGCGTTCAGCCGGCGCACCGGGCGCGTCGTACTGCCCTTCGAAACGGGCCTCACGTCCGAGCCGCCGGTCCTGCGGATCGCCGTGGGCGAAAGGCCGGGCACCTCGCCGCGTCCGCTCGCGGAACTCGTGGAACTGTGCAGAGCCGACGCGGACCCCGCTCGCAGGCAGCACCTTCTCCGCGGCGCTCATCGCGTCCTCCCGCCTCCGGCGCCGCTGTGGCAGCCGCCCTCCGGGCAGTCGGCCGAGGAAAGGCGCGGCGACGCGGACTCGCTCGCGGTGGCGGGAGTCTCCACACTGCAAAAGGCCGTGGTGACGGTGTCGGAGTGTTTCGAACATCATGGCGGCGCGTATGCTCGCTCGGCTTTAGCGCAGTATGTCGCGGACGACGCGAGCAGCATCCTGCACCGCGCCGCCGGTCATCCTCTCGAACGCAGGATGCTCACCCTCGTCGCCGAACTGACCGGTCTTCTCGGCAGAATGACGGCCGACGCCGGCCATGCGCACCTCGCGCAACGCTATAGCGAGCGGGCGCTGAAACTCGCCCATGAAGCCGGCGACCGGCACACCTATTCGGTCCTTCTGCGCTCGATGAGCGTCCAGGACCTGCGGCTGGGCCAGCCCCGCAACGCGCTGCGACTGGCCGAGGCGGCGATCACCGTCGCGGCGGGACGAGCCGACATCGTCAAACCGGACACGCTGACCTTTCTGCTGAGCCAGCGCGCCGTCATCTTCGCGCGCCTCGGCGAGCCCGGCTCGGCACTGGCCGACCTGGACTCGGCGTGGACGAGTCACACCGACCGCGTCCGCGGAAAACGCGACCCTTTCGAGGTCTACCCGCGCGCCGCTCTCGAATATCAGCAGGCCGAGGTCCAGCGCGTTCTCGGCAATCCGTCGGAGGCCGCCCGGCACCTGGCCGCATCACTGCGGGACCGGCCGCCGGGCCATGTCCGGGCACGGGCGCTCACGCTCGCGAAGCTGGCCGAGGTGCATCTCAGCGCCGGCCATCTCGATGCCGCGTGTGAGCGATGGGATCAGTTCCTCGATCTCTGCCCGCACCTGCGCTCCGTCGAGGCCGCCCAAGCGCTGGCCCGCATGGGCCAGTCCCTGCGCCCGCACCGCCGCTACCCGCAGGCGAGGCTCCTGCTCGAACGGGCCGTCGCGATCCGCTCCTCCTTGCGGTGA
- the mvk gene encoding mevalonate kinase, giving the protein MAGSEKSLGIGSAHGKVILVGEHTVVHGTPAIAFPVPGLRVSASVRRHVTGQKGVQPRGVETAVAGALRRWNRDIEGVDVALHCGVPPGRGLGASAACATAAVRAAADLHRVPLDARTLHELVQEGEHVAHGRASGVDARAVAADTPIWFAGGTARPLAVEMDASLVIADTGVTASTCDAVRRVRTHLAASPADRERTLGRAAVLVEAAADDLAAGDATGLGLRMRDFHELLAALGVSAPAVDRLVAAALAAGAAGAKLTGGGLGGCVLALAAPARDAAGLRAALERAGAVRTWSVPLGAAS; this is encoded by the coding sequence ATGGCTGGTTCGGAGAAATCTCTCGGTATCGGGTCCGCGCACGGGAAGGTGATCCTGGTGGGCGAGCACACGGTCGTCCACGGGACGCCCGCGATCGCCTTTCCCGTTCCGGGCCTGCGGGTGTCCGCGTCGGTCCGCCGACACGTGACCGGGCAGAAGGGCGTTCAACCGCGCGGCGTCGAGACCGCGGTCGCCGGCGCGCTGCGGCGCTGGAACCGGGACATCGAAGGCGTGGACGTCGCCCTGCACTGCGGCGTCCCGCCCGGACGAGGACTCGGCGCGAGCGCCGCGTGCGCCACGGCGGCCGTGCGCGCGGCGGCGGACCTGCACCGTGTGCCGCTCGACGCGCGAACGCTGCACGAACTCGTCCAAGAGGGCGAGCACGTCGCGCACGGACGGGCCAGCGGCGTCGACGCCCGCGCGGTCGCGGCCGACACGCCGATCTGGTTCGCGGGCGGAACCGCCCGTCCGCTGGCCGTCGAGATGGACGCGTCCCTCGTCATCGCCGACACCGGCGTCACCGCCAGTACCTGTGACGCCGTACGGCGGGTCCGCACCCACCTGGCGGCCTCGCCCGCCGACCGGGAGCGGACGCTGGGGCGGGCGGCGGTCCTGGTCGAGGCGGCGGCCGACGACCTGGCGGCCGGGGACGCCACCGGCCTCGGCCTCCGGATGCGCGACTTCCACGAGCTGCTCGCCGCGCTCGGCGTGAGCGCCCCGGCCGTCGACCGGCTGGTCGCGGCGGCGCTGGCCGCCGGTGCCGCCGGGGCGAAACTCACCGGCGGCGGCCTCGGCGGCTGCGTCCTCGCGCTCGCCGCACCGGCCCGGGACGCCGCCGGCCTGCGCGCGGCCCTGGAACGGGCGGGCGCCGTGCGGACGTGGTCGGTCCCGTTGGGAGCGGCGTCATGA
- the fabI gene encoding enoyl-ACP reductase FabI yields MGLLDGKNILITGVISTSSLAFHTARLAQAEGARIVLTGYGRMSLVELVARTLPHPAPVVELDVTDADELAALPQRVREHVDHLDGVLHAIAYAPPAGLGGDILRTEWEDAAHALHVSAFSLKSLTQSVLSLLRPGAGVVALDFDASTAWPGYNWQGIAKSTLESCARYLARDLGPREIRVNLVACGPVRTVAASAVDFTALADSFARRAPLGWGGHDHHAVARACVALLSPWFPATTGEIVHVDGGAHAIGA; encoded by the coding sequence ATGGGATTGCTCGACGGAAAGAACATCCTGATCACCGGAGTGATCTCCACCTCGTCGCTCGCCTTCCACACCGCCCGCCTGGCGCAGGCCGAAGGCGCGCGAATCGTCCTGACCGGCTACGGTCGCATGAGCCTGGTCGAACTGGTCGCCCGCACGCTGCCGCACCCCGCGCCGGTCGTCGAACTCGACGTGACGGACGCCGACGAGCTCGCCGCCCTGCCGCAGCGGGTGCGCGAACACGTCGACCATCTGGACGGCGTACTGCACGCCATCGCGTACGCGCCGCCGGCCGGACTCGGCGGCGACATCCTCCGCACTGAATGGGAGGACGCCGCCCACGCCCTGCACGTGTCGGCCTTTTCGCTCAAGAGCCTGACCCAGTCCGTCCTCTCCCTGCTGCGGCCGGGCGCCGGAGTGGTCGCCCTGGATTTCGACGCGTCGACGGCCTGGCCCGGCTACAACTGGCAGGGCATCGCCAAATCCACGCTGGAATCATGTGCGCGGTATCTCGCCCGCGACCTCGGTCCGCGCGAGATCAGGGTCAATCTGGTCGCCTGCGGGCCGGTGCGCACCGTGGCGGCCAGTGCCGTCGACTTCACCGCCCTGGCCGATTCCTTCGCACGCCGGGCGCCCCTGGGCTGGGGCGGGCACGATCACCATGCCGTCGCACGGGCGTGCGTGGCGCTCCTGTCCCCGTGGTTTCCGGCGACCACGGGCGAGATCGTCCACGTGGACGGGGGTGCCCACGCCATTGGCGCGTGA
- a CDS encoding ketoacyl-ACP synthase III has product MTADPIPTGVLARPMPGRPSALRGFGAYRPARVVENAEITDHLGITPDWVRSRTGIERRGRAAADETIVEMAFRAGTRALARAGVKADDLGSVLLATMTNIRQVPCLAPAVARELGASRAGGYDVNAACGGFSLALTAATGHIAAGHADHVLVVAAERTSDIIDAGDRGTSALFGDGAAAAVVSAADRPGFGPVVWGTEGTAEDLFTLAPDLTGSRDEHVTRPRARMRGQALYLWASTAPAPIVEEAMRAAGVSWNDVAAFVPHQANARITRALVDALRPPPHVVVADSVRHDGNTGAASIPLAIERLLSTERVRSGDLAVLMGFGVGLTWAAQVVRLP; this is encoded by the coding sequence ATGACCGCTGATCCGATCCCCACCGGTGTGCTGGCCCGGCCGATGCCGGGCCGGCCCAGCGCCCTGCGCGGCTTCGGCGCCTACCGGCCCGCGCGGGTCGTCGAGAACGCCGAGATCACCGATCACCTCGGAATCACGCCCGACTGGGTCCGGAGCCGCACCGGAATCGAACGGCGCGGACGGGCGGCAGCGGACGAGACGATCGTCGAGATGGCCTTCCGCGCGGGAACCAGGGCCCTCGCGCGCGCCGGTGTGAAAGCCGACGACCTCGGCTCCGTGCTGCTCGCCACGATGACCAACATCCGGCAGGTTCCCTGCCTGGCGCCGGCGGTGGCCCGGGAGCTCGGCGCCTCCCGGGCGGGCGGCTACGACGTCAACGCGGCCTGCGGCGGATTCAGCCTGGCGCTGACCGCGGCCACCGGCCACATCGCGGCCGGGCATGCCGACCACGTCCTGGTCGTCGCCGCCGAACGGACGTCCGACATCATCGACGCCGGGGACCGGGGCACGTCGGCCCTCTTCGGGGACGGCGCCGCGGCGGCGGTCGTCAGCGCCGCCGACCGGCCGGGGTTCGGCCCGGTGGTGTGGGGCACCGAGGGGACGGCCGAGGACCTGTTCACCCTCGCGCCCGACCTCACCGGCAGCCGCGACGAGCACGTCACCCGGCCTCGCGCGCGCATGCGGGGACAGGCGCTCTACCTCTGGGCCTCCACCGCGCCGGCGCCGATCGTCGAGGAGGCGATGCGCGCGGCCGGGGTGAGCTGGAACGACGTGGCCGCCTTCGTCCCGCACCAGGCCAACGCGCGGATCACCCGCGCGCTCGTCGACGCGCTCCGGCCTCCCCCGCACGTCGTGGTGGCCGACTCCGTCCGGCACGACGGCAACACCGGCGCCGCCTCGATCCCGCTGGCGATCGAGCGGCTGCTGTCCACCGAGCGGGTCCGGTCCGGCGACCTCGCCGTGCTCATGGGCTTCGGCGTCGGTCTCACCTGGGCCGCGCAGGTCGTCCGGCTGCCGTAG
- a CDS encoding SDR family oxidoreductase: protein MVTGGTRGIGSAVARRMAAAGHAVAVVGRSAAPCDGLLSVPCDVTDPAQVDRAFGRVERTHGPVRVLVAGAGLRRDRLLVQMTDADFDAVVAGNLTGTFYTVRRALPGMLRARHGRIVIISSALGLTGSPGQANYAAAKAGLVGMARSLAREVAGRGITVNVVAPGLVDTALTADLSPRQRDAFLARTPLRRPITPQEVAAAVHFLTQDCAAAVTGAVLPVDGGFGMGH, encoded by the coding sequence ATGGTCACCGGTGGGACGCGCGGAATCGGATCGGCCGTGGCCCGGCGCATGGCCGCCGCGGGCCACGCCGTCGCCGTGGTCGGGCGGAGCGCGGCGCCGTGCGACGGTCTTCTCTCGGTGCCGTGCGACGTCACCGATCCCGCGCAGGTCGACCGGGCGTTCGGCCGCGTCGAGCGGACGCACGGTCCCGTCCGGGTGCTGGTCGCCGGGGCCGGGCTGCGCCGGGACCGGCTTCTGGTCCAGATGACGGACGCTGACTTCGACGCGGTCGTGGCGGGAAACCTGACCGGCACGTTCTACACGGTGCGGCGGGCACTGCCGGGCATGCTGCGCGCGCGTCACGGCCGCATCGTGATCATCTCCTCCGCGCTCGGCCTCACGGGGTCGCCCGGACAAGCCAACTACGCGGCGGCCAAGGCCGGGCTGGTCGGCATGGCCCGCTCGCTCGCACGCGAGGTGGCGGGACGCGGCATCACGGTCAATGTGGTCGCGCCCGGGCTGGTGGACACGGCGTTGACCGCCGACCTGTCCCCCCGCCAGCGGGACGCGTTCCTCGCCCGGACGCCGTTGCGCCGGCCGATCACCCCGCAGGAGGTCGCGGCGGCCGTCCACTTCCTGACGCAGGACTGCGCCGCCGCCGTCACCGGAGCGGTCCTGCCCGTCGACGGCGGGTTCGGAATGGGCCATTGA
- a CDS encoding ACP S-malonyltransferase, which translates to MTAAVVVFPGQGIQRRGMGARWFDRFPDLVARADEQVGYSLRRLCLDDPHNRLAWGLFAQPAAYVVNALAYRALRADVLEPNRIEPAAVLGHSLGEYNALEAAGVFDFATGLRLVLARADATCDLPGRMLAVVGLDRDEIAAALARQGLPDVTLANLNSAAQTVLSGPAPQIAQAQTVLRAAGARLVTRLRINGAYHSPLMAPAARPFAAELRRIRPRHPRVPVICNVTARPHRIETLGRRLTEHLTHPVLWQPSIEWLLDTLPGRVDFYEAGEDGVLTRLIQHIENDMRRRDNDTARVGATKEDT; encoded by the coding sequence ATGACCGCCGCGGTGGTCGTGTTCCCCGGCCAGGGGATTCAGCGGCGGGGAATGGGCGCCCGCTGGTTCGACCGGTTTCCCGACCTGGTGGCCCGGGCCGACGAGCAGGTCGGGTACTCCCTGCGTCGTCTGTGCCTGGACGACCCGCACAACCGGCTCGCCTGGGGCCTGTTCGCCCAGCCCGCCGCGTACGTCGTCAACGCCCTGGCCTACCGGGCGCTGCGGGCGGACGTGCTGGAGCCGAACCGGATCGAACCGGCGGCGGTCCTCGGCCACAGCCTCGGGGAGTACAACGCGCTGGAGGCCGCCGGCGTCTTCGACTTCGCGACGGGGCTGCGCCTCGTCCTGGCACGCGCCGACGCCACGTGCGACCTGCCCGGCCGGATGCTGGCAGTGGTCGGTCTCGACCGCGACGAGATCGCGGCGGCCCTGGCACGGCAAGGCCTGCCGGACGTGACGCTCGCGAATCTCAACAGCGCCGCGCAGACCGTTCTCTCCGGCCCCGCACCGCAGATCGCACAAGCGCAGACCGTCCTGCGCGCGGCCGGCGCCAGACTCGTGACCAGGCTGCGGATCAACGGCGCCTACCACTCACCGCTCATGGCACCGGCCGCCAGGCCGTTCGCCGCGGAACTGCGGCGAATACGACCGCGCCATCCCCGCGTTCCGGTGATCTGCAACGTGACCGCCCGCCCGCACAGAATCGAGACGCTGGGCCGTCGGCTCACCGAGCATCTCACTCACCCGGTCCTGTGGCAGCCGTCCATCGAATGGCTTCTCGACACTTTGCCGGGCCGCGTCGACTTTTACGAGGCCGGCGAAGACGGAGTCCTGACTCGTCTCATCCAGCACATCGAGAACGATATGCGGCGACGCGACAACGACACGGCGCGCGTCGGCGCAACGAAGGAGGACACATGA
- a CDS encoding acyl carrier protein, whose product MKEFTIDDLNDAISASHDAGTRVGEDMLDRPFFELGLDSLALVELAERLQAAYQVPIPDDVIEEIPTPRHALDYVNARLAADRGTTS is encoded by the coding sequence ATGAAGGAATTCACGATCGACGACCTCAACGACGCCATCAGTGCCTCCCATGACGCGGGCACGCGAGTCGGTGAAGACATGCTCGACCGTCCCTTCTTCGAGCTGGGACTCGACTCGCTGGCCCTGGTGGAACTCGCCGAACGCCTGCAGGCCGCCTACCAGGTCCCCATCCCGGACGACGTGATCGAGGAGATCCCGACTCCCCGCCACGCCCTGGACTACGTCAACGCGCGACTGGCGGCCGATCGCGGCACGACGTCATGA